The following are from one region of the Nicotiana tabacum cultivar K326 chromosome 3, ASM71507v2, whole genome shotgun sequence genome:
- the LOC107802543 gene encoding small ribosomal subunit protein bS6m isoform X1 has translation MPLYDCMLLLKPHVKEAALMDLVAKVGRHVYRKNGVLTDLKSFGTVNLGYGIKKLDGRFYQGKLMQMTLMTPPSFNKELHYLNKEDRLLRWLLVKHRDIKFGLDFLGEDDAKTELSKFGSNIYESEEEEEEDDDDEYNVDESGRKPV, from the exons ATGCCACTTTATGATTGTATGCTTTTACTGAAACCACATGTAAAGGAGGCGGCTCTGATGGACCTTGTTGCAAAGGTTGGGAGGCATGTTTATAGAAAAAATGGTGTGCTTACAGATTTAAAGTCATTTGGTACTGTTAATCTGGGTTATGGCATTAAGAAACTAGATGGAAGATTCTATCAG GGTAAACTGATGCAAATGACACTGATGACACCACCCAGTTTTAACAAAGAGCTGCATTACCTGAACAAAGAAGACCGCCTACTTCGATGGCTTTTGGTTAAGCATCGTGACATCAAATTTGGGTTGGACTTTTTGGGCGAAGATGATGCTAAGACTGAGCTAAGCAAGTTCGGGAGCAACATATATGAAagtgaggaagaagaggaagaggatgacGATGATGAATATAATGTCGACGAATCTGGGAGGAAGCCAGTCTAG
- the LOC107802543 gene encoding uncharacterized protein LOC107802543 isoform X2, whose translation MPLYDCMLLLKPHVKEAALMDLVAKVGRHVYRKNGVLTDLKSFGTVNLGYGIKKLDGRFYQLVHLAAEIELFSPILMFLLLSTFRVN comes from the exons ATGCCACTTTATGATTGTATGCTTTTACTGAAACCACATGTAAAGGAGGCGGCTCTGATGGACCTTGTTGCAAAGGTTGGGAGGCATGTTTATAGAAAAAATGGTGTGCTTACAGATTTAAAGTCATTTGGTACTGTTAATCTGGGTTATGGCATTAAGAAACTAGATGGAAGATTCTATCAG TTGGTCCATCTAGCAGCAGAGATAGAGCTGTTTAGCCCCATCCTCATGTTTCTGCTGCTTTCCACATTCAG GGTAAACTGA